Proteins encoded in a region of the Vicia villosa cultivar HV-30 ecotype Madison, WI linkage group LG5, Vvil1.0, whole genome shotgun sequence genome:
- the LOC131601418 gene encoding uncharacterized protein LOC131601418: MPVRVVLENTPTPSHVSAVTPRRRSVQSCTLLCAGQAFSGTQNVSSLQKDEAWRVNVRLQGCDLEHGYLCGTMEALNVPMADTPVVTFWEGEIVDARNYTFFTGKWEAAPEDDIRHWTKFPSFSPLLSQVEVDGGKSMDLSNYPYIFMRWKEQYFVNVGTDCGLTIAGFYYVCFSCSDGSISGFYYDPNSSPFQKLELKATNDGRSGFSFSSYELQ, translated from the exons ATGCCTGTGAGAGTAGTATTGGAGAACACTCCCACCCCTTCTCATGTTTCAG CTGTAACTCCAAGGCGTCGTTCAGTCCAATCTTGTACCCTTCTATGTGCTGGACAG GCCTTTTCTGGGACTCAGAATGTTTCAAGCTTACAAAAAGACGAAGCATGGAGGGTAAATGTCCGTTTACAAGGATGTGATCTTGAGCACGGATATCTATGTGGCACCATGGAAGCTCTTAATGTTCCTATGGCAGACACACCT GTAGTAACATTCTGGGAAGGGGAGATTGTTGATGCGAGGAATTATACTTTCTTCACCGGAAAATGGGAGGCAGC acCAGAAGATGATATAAGGCACTGGACTAAGTTTCCATCGTTTTCCCCTCTATTG AGCCAAGTAGAGGTAGATGGTGGCAAATCTATGGACCTAAGCAACTATCCCTACATATTCATG AGATGGAAGGAGCAGTACTTCGTAAATGTCGGAACTGACTGTGGGTTAACTATAGCTGGATTTTACTATGTTTGTTTCTCGTGCAGCGATGGCTCTATCAGCGGATTCTACTACGATCCAAATAGCAG CCCATTTCAGAAGCTTGAGTTGAAAGCCACAAATGATGGAAGATCGGGTTTCTCTTTTTCATCGTATGAGCTACAATAG